TACTCGGATCATGTGGTGTGTTCAGGATGATCGGAGTGCCCTTCTCGCCGAAGAACACCGCCAGGAAGCGCATCTCACCCGGACCTGTATTGATGCCGCGATGCCACTTCGTCCTGGCTTGCATGAATGCCTGACCAGCTTTGAAGACAAGGTGTTTTCCATCCGCGAACTCTACGGTCAGTTCACCTTGCAGGATGTACAGATAACCGGGAACCGGGTGGGTCATCCAATCCGTCTTTCCGCCCGGAGGTAAGGCTACGATGACCGAGCTCACTTCAGGAGTCGGTGTCGAAAGATAGGTAATGGGCTCACCGGCATCCGTCGTTGTGTCCCTAGACACAGGAGTGATGGTCGCTTGCACGGCCTGCGGCGGTGGCGGGTTGGGTGTTTGCATCTGAAACATACTTACTCCTTGGCCCAACGACGATCTAGAACACGGCCACACATTTAGATTCTGCTCATACTCCATTAGAACCGAAGTAATTTCCGAGTTAGCAAGTTCCAAGTGCGAGGAATCATTTGGACTGCATAGATACGATCTTCTTTGGACGAGAGGTCGACTGCATCTCGAGTACAAAGGAAGACGCAACCGCATCCACAAACTCTTCTGGATTGGCACCCAGGAGATTTGTCAGGATGACGACTCCAAGTCCATATTTTGGATAAAGCGAGAATGCGGATCTCATTCCCCCCACTCCTCCGACTGACCTGTATCGCGGACGATCTTCACGGTCCCAGCCAAGAGCAAATGAACTCGACGATCCATCATTCAAGGGAACGAGCTTCCACATGATCTCGCGAGACCCTTCAAGCATCTGCTTGCCACCAAGGATTGAGAGCATCCAGAGTCCCATGTCGTTCGCCGTAGTGTTCAAGCCCGAATTCGCATACATCATCGGTCCAAATCGTTCGAAGCGATGATGGATCACACCATCTTTCCCGAACTGGTACGGCTGGGACTTGTTCTTGATGACATCTCTGGAGTCGCCATAGGAGGTAGCGACCATATGGGCCTTCTTGAGTTGCTCATCGATCAGCGATGCGTCGGCGTGACGTCCTTCCAGCTTGTTGATAATCAGCTGCACCAATCGCAGGTTCGTCTGGCAGTATTTCTCTTTTTCACCTGGGATCGAGACCGGCTGAGACAACGACCATGCCCAGGCTGCTTTCTCGTCTTCGATGCCGCCCCTGGACTCGCTATCGTTGTATGCCCAAATGTCAGGCAATCCAGATATCTGACCGAATAGCTGGAACGTGGTCACTCTTCCCCAATCGGCTGGGAGGTCGGGCAGGTAAGTAGAGATTGGAAGTGAAAGATTCAGCCGGCCCTTTTCTACTTCCTCGATGGCCGCAACTCCGGTGAACGCCTTGGTAATGGAGTTGATGGAGAACAGCGTCTTCGAAGTGACCGGCACAGGGGTCTGTAGATTCGCCACACCATAGGAACGGGAGAAGATCACTTTTCCTTTGAGGACAACGACCACCTGCATCCCCGGTATATTTCGTTCCTTCATCTCCCGCCGCAAGATGGAATCCGCACGTTGGCCTTGAGTCTCGGCAATGGCTTTGTCTGCAAAGAGGGAGCATGACGCGGCTAGCAAGACGGCCAGCATATGAGTTCTCGCGGACAGCGGCCTTCGTATACATCGGAAGCAACTCGATTTTCTTGGATCCATTCCGGACCTCCCAATAGCGCTTGCAAGCAAGCGCTCGCGTTATCACTCCTGAGTCTTTTTCTTATCTAAGCTGAGTACGCTTCGTCACTTGTTTTACGTGTGCCCTGACCGAGCATCGACACGTCGGTCAGACGATTCTGAATCTCCGGGTGGCGAACGGAGTAAAGCTGAAACTCCATCAGAAGGATGACCAAGTCGGAGTTGTCGACGATGTGACCGATGCATTTGGTGCAAGGACGGCGAAACGCCCTCGCCCCTATTCATCTCGGCCACTAACTCGCGAATATGGGGTTCATGCAAAGTGGCACACTCCGCGATTAGGCTCAGGAAGAGGTCTTCCTTGTCCTTGAAGTGAGAGTAGATGGCACCTCTGCTCTTGCCAGCCACCCTCGCGATTTCCTCTAGGGCGGCCTTCTCGTAACCATCCCGGACAAAGACCCTCTCTGCGGCTCGCAATAGTTGATCTCGAGTCCGTGCACTACGCTGTTGCTGCCTTTTGCGGCTCCCCGGACCATTCCGCTCGCCAGGCAGCGATGGAACGATTGAACCCTCGAGGACATTGAGCGGTCGCGATCTCACTTTAGACACCTCGGTAGATAGTCATTAGCTTTTTCTCTGAGCATCCAGGTGAAAGGGGCGGTTATACGGTTCCACGGGAAATCCCTTTTGTTTCCACGCCTCGATTCCGCCTGTCAACATCTTCACTTTGTAGAACCCCATCCTCAGTGCCGCGGATAGGACTGCCTCACTGCTCGCTTCTCCAGGACACGTGCAGTAGAGAACGTATTCGATCTTTTTCGAAATCATCTTCGGGTTAGCGATCATCTCGTTTGGAGCGATCCTGGTCGCACCCGGGATCATTTCCGTGTGGGCCAGGAAGTCGAGCGGCACCCGGATATCGAGGACGGTAGGCTTGTCAGACATCGAAAGGAGCTGGTGAAGAGCTTCCGCGCTGATGAAATGCTGCATCATTTCCCTGCGCCGATCTGCTCGCCGTCTCCCACGCAGCGCTGCAAACACGACGAACAAAGCGGCAAACGCAATAAGCAATGGCACGAGCATATTTATCCTTCCCGAATCCGCGAGTACCGAACTCGGCCACCACTTTCCGACGTGCGATGCCTCGGCAAACCACTCCATCATGGTTGCCAGCCACCGCCAAGAGCACGGAACGACCCAACTGCGGCACGCGCGGCGTCCTCTCGGCTTACCGCCAG
This genomic window from Granulicella sibirica contains:
- a CDS encoding cupin domain-containing protein; translated protein: MFQMQTPNPPPPQAVQATITPVSRDTTTDAGEPITYLSTPTPEVSSVIVALPPGGKTDWMTHPVPGYLYILQGELTVEFADGKHLVFKAGQAFMQARTKWHRGINTGPGEMRFLAVFFGEKGTPIILNTPHDPSKPKP
- a CDS encoding serine hydrolase domain-containing protein, whose amino-acid sequence is MLAVLLAASCSLFADKAIAETQGQRADSILRREMKERNIPGMQVVVVLKGKVIFSRSYGVANLQTPVPVTSKTLFSINSITKAFTGVAAIEEVEKGRLNLSLPISTYLPDLPADWGRVTTFQLFGQISGLPDIWAYNDSESRGGIEDEKAAWAWSLSQPVSIPGEKEKYCQTNLRLVQLIINKLEGRHADASLIDEQLKKAHMVATSYGDSRDVIKNKSQPYQFGKDGVIHHRFERFGPMMYANSGLNTTANDMGLWMLSILGGKQMLEGSREIMWKLVPLNDGSSSSFALGWDREDRPRYRSVGGVGGMRSAFSLYPKYGLGVVILTNLLGANPEEFVDAVASSFVLEMQSTSRPKKIVSMQSK
- a CDS encoding helix-turn-helix domain-containing protein, whose translation is MSKVRSRPLNVLEGSIVPSLPGERNGPGSRKRQQQRSARTRDQLLRAAERVFVRDGYEKAALEEIARVAGKSRGAIYSHFKDKEDLFLSLIAECATLHEPHIRELVAEMNRGEGVSPSLHQMHRSHRRQLRLGHPSDGVSALLRSPPGDSESSDRRVDARSGHT
- a CDS encoding rhodanese-like domain-containing protein, coding for MMEWFAEASHVGKWWPSSVLADSGRINMLVPLLIAFAALFVVFAALRGRRRADRRREMMQHFISAEALHQLLSMSDKPTVLDIRVPLDFLAHTEMIPGATRIAPNEMIANPKMISKKIEYVLYCTCPGEASSEAVLSAALRMGFYKVKMLTGGIEAWKQKGFPVEPYNRPFHLDAQRKS